The Xenopus tropicalis strain Nigerian chromosome 2, UCB_Xtro_10.0, whole genome shotgun sequence genome window below encodes:
- the LOC116408610 gene encoding olfactory receptor 688-like, protein MTISMPNETAVTEFILLGFPGLQPNFFLPVSLTLFLAYIVSLIANSTVIILIILREQLHQPMYIIIANLALSDLLYDTITLPKIIAKYWFGAGSISFNWCFFQIYCVHHLGCLDSLIIMLMAIDRYVAICHPLRYHSIISNKLATLLCYFLWPFAALNGLAMTLISIQVPYCGPNRVKNCFCASQFLIVLACVDVALEKKKRFIIIMCVHLSPFIVIILSYILIIRVVHLSTNNENWQKAFYTCTTHLLVIGLYFIPRLFLHVINQYPLILDADANVLIVCLYTFIPHLASPIIFCLRTKEIRNNLRQMFNSICPRAEHRPRTPGKRHCIKFYCE, encoded by the coding sequence ATGACCATCTCAATGCCTAATGAGACTGCTGTCACTGAGTTTATCCTCCTCGGTTTCCCAGGGCTACAGCCCAATTTCTTTCTTCCAGTCTCACTTACACTGTTTCTTGCCTACATTGTTTCACTGATTGCAAATAGCACCGTCATCATATTAATTATCCTGAGAGAACAACTCCACCAGCCCATGTATATTATTATTGCCAACCTCGCTCTCTCTGACCTTCTCTATGACACCATAACATTACCTAAAATCATTGCCAAATATTGGTTTGGAGCAGGATCCATATCCTTCAACTGGTGCTTCTTCCAAATCTACTGTGTCCATCACCTTGGATGTCTCGACTCCCTCATCATTATGCTGATGGCTATTGATCGTTATGTTGCTATCTGCCATCCTCTCAGGTATCACTCCATTATCAGCAATAAGCTGGCGACTCTTCTCTGCTATTTTCTCTGGCCCTTTGCTGCCCTGAATGGATTAGCTATGACTTTAATTTCTATACAAGTTCCTTACTGTGGGCCGAACCGCGTCAAGAACTGTTTCTGTGCCAGTCAGTTCCTAATAGTCTTGGCTTGTGTTGATGTTGCTTTGGAAAAGAAAAAACGTTTTATAATTATTATGTGTGTGCACCTCTCtccatttattgttattatactCTCATATATTCTCATAATCAGGGTTGTGCACTTATCCACCAACAATGAGAACTGGCAGAAGGCATTTTATACCTGTACCACTCATTTACTTGTCATTGGCCTGTACTTTATCCCCAGGTTGTTTTTACACGTTATAAACCAATACCCTTTGATTCTCGATGCTGATGCAAACGTCTTAATTGTTTGTCTCTACACATTTATCCCCCATTTAGCCAGTCCCATTATTTTTTGCCTTCGAACTAAAGAAATTAGAAATAATTTGAGGCAAATGTTTAATAGTATTTGCCCTAGAGCTGAGCACAGACCTAGAACCCCAGGGAAAAGGCATTGTATTAAATTCTATTGTGAATAA
- the LOC101732335 gene encoding olfactory receptor 6B1, whose protein sequence is MTISMPNQTAVTEFILLGFPGLQPNFFLPVSLTLFLAYIVSLIANSTVIILIILREQLHQPMYIIIANLALSDLLFDTITLPKIIVKYWFGAGSISFNWCFFQLFCIHYLGCLDSLIIMLMAIDRYVAICQPLRYHSIISNKLLTLICYSFWLFAPLIGLVMMLNAVQVPYCGPNRIKHCFCSNQGVIQLACVDVAFERKIGFVISMCVFLIPLAVIILSYILIIRVVHLSANNGNWQKAFYTCTTHLIVIGLYFIPRLFLTSTSQIPLILNADTNVLIVFIFTFIPHVFCPMIFCLGTKEIRNILGQTFNSIFLRAKHRSRKPVKKPCTSIILMGH, encoded by the coding sequence ATGACCATCTCAATGCCTAATCAGACGGCTGTCACTGAGTTTATCCTCCTCGGTTTCCCAGGGCTACAGCCCAATTTCTTTCTTCCAGTCTCACTTACACTGTTTCTTGCCTACATTGTTTCACTGATTGCAAATAGCACCGTCATCATATTAATTATCCTGAGAGAACAACTCCACCAGCCCATGTATATTATTATTGCCAACCTCGCTCTCTCCGACCTTCTCTTTGACACCATAACATTACCTAAAATTATTGTCAAATATTGGTTCGGAGCCGGATCCATATCCTTCAACTGGTGCTTCTTCCAGCTCTTCTGTATCCATTACCTTGGATGTCTTGACTCCCTCATCATTATGCTGATGGCTATTGATCGTTATGTTGCTATCTGCCAACCTCTCAGGTATCACTCCATTATCAGCAATAAGCTATTGACTCTCATCTGTTACTCGTTCTGGCTCTTTGCTCCCCTAATTGGATTAGTTATGATGCTAAATGCTGTACAGGTTCCTTACTGTGGACCCAACCGTATCAAGCACTGTTTCTGCTCCAACCAAGGTGTAATACAATTGGCTTGTGTTGATGTTGCCTTTGAAAGAAAAATAGGCTTTGTAATTAGTATGTGTGTGTTCCTCATCCCATTGGCTGTTATTATACTCTCATATATTCTCATAATCAGGGTTGTGCACTTATCCGCCAACAATGGGAACTGGCAGAAGGCATTTTATACCTGTACCACTCATTTAATTGTCATTGGCCTGTACTTTATCCCGAGGTTGTTTTTAACAAGTACCAGTCAGATCCCTTTGATTCTCAATGCTGATACAAACGTCTTAATTGTTTTTATCTTCACATTTATCCCCCATGTATTTTGCCCCATGATTTTTTGTCTTGGAACCAAAGAAATCAGAAATATTTTGGGTCAGACATTCAATAGCATTTTCCTTAGAGCTAAGCACAGATCCAGAAAGCCAGTAAAAAAGCCCTGTACCAGTATCATTCTTATGGGTCATTAA